A region of Candidatus Binatia bacterium DNA encodes the following proteins:
- a CDS encoding alpha/beta hydrolase, which produces MRIQHARVSLELHELAQRHGPALLLLHALFGSSADWGELPRSWPGPVYALDFCGHGGSDRLLAAGYTPE; this is translated from the coding sequence ATGCGCATTCAGCACGCACGCGTCTCTCTTGAGCTGCACGAACTGGCGCAGCGCCACGGCCCTGCCCTGCTCCTGCTGCATGCGCTCTTCGGTTCGAGCGCCGATTGGGGCGAGCTGCCGCGCAGCTGGCCCGGGCCGGTCTACGCGCTCGACTTCTGCGGCCACGGCGGTTCGGATCGGCTGCTGGCCGCCGGCTACACGCCCGAG
- a CDS encoding alpha/beta hydrolase: protein MDGEPQAQSGTGKAGGVAIEILAERGHGDSDWANGYTWATDIADLLTVLRSLGRPVHLVGHSKGGGQATEAAILAPELVTKLVNIDGFGPVALPDGPETLPKRFAQFLDRRRQLAERNGWRPSAQLDDLVERRRAQNPRLTREWLRYFAFHGARETTGGWSWKSDPHMAHGFGPWHPEWIGRTYGALQAPMLALVGSVPDTWGPLPEPILSERLSRAKKLERRTIHGAGHFVHIERPVETAEVILDFLGS, encoded by the coding sequence GTGGACGGCGAACCGCAGGCGCAGTCGGGAACCGGGAAAGCAGGTGGGGTTGCGATTGAGATCCTCGCAGAGCGCGGCCACGGCGACTCCGACTGGGCCAACGGCTACACCTGGGCGACCGACATCGCGGATCTGCTCACGGTGCTACGCTCGCTCGGCCGGCCCGTGCATCTCGTCGGCCACAGCAAGGGCGGCGGGCAGGCGACGGAGGCAGCGATTTTGGCTCCTGAGCTGGTCACGAAGCTGGTGAACATCGACGGCTTCGGACCGGTTGCGTTACCCGACGGCCCGGAGACCTTGCCAAAACGTTTTGCGCAGTTCCTCGACCGGCGCCGCCAACTGGCGGAACGCAACGGCTGGCGTCCGTCCGCGCAGCTCGACGACCTGGTGGAGCGCCGCCGCGCGCAGAACCCGCGCCTCACGCGCGAGTGGCTACGCTACTTCGCCTTTCACGGAGCCCGTGAAACAACCGGAGGCTGGTCGTGGAAATCCGACCCGCACATGGCGCACGGCTTCGGCCCGTGGCACCCGGAGTGGATCGGCCGCACCTATGGCGCCCTACAAGCGCCGATGCTTGCTCTCGTGGGTTCCGTGCCGGACACGTGGGGACCGCTGCCTGAGCCCATTCTTTCCGAGCGCCTCTCCCGCGCGAAGAAACTGGAACGCCGCACAATTCATGGGGCTGGTCACTTCGTTCACATCGAGCGCCCGGTGGAAACGGCGGAGGTTATCCTCGACTTTCTGGGTTCCTGA
- the lysS gene encoding lysine--tRNA ligase — protein MESEASDLIAVRRRKLEEFRGRGLNPFPNDFRPADTAAAVQQRFGGLSREQLEAGADMVSVAGRIVAVRDFGRASFIHLQDRSGRIQAYVKRDGVGEEAFATFKTMDIGDFAGVVGRPFRTRTDELTINAREIRLLGKALRPLPEKWHGLTDTEARYRQRYLDLIANPEARAIFLMRSRMMERIRAFLAARDFIEVETPMMHPVPGGAAARPFITHHNALDIDLYLRIAPELYLKRLLVGGFERVFELSRVFRNEGVSVRHNPEFTMLEFYWAYATYEDLMQFTEELVVTLADELLGRRTLQYGEWTIDLTPPWRRLCMPEYVAARAGLPLDAVLALDLETLKTAATKLDVTVDHDYVAHHGPGAAGYLLNDIFEATAEPELIQPTFVYQYPVAVSPLARRNVERPLFVDRFEPFIARRELGNAFSELNDPDDQRARFEEQLQARAAGDEEAHVMDEDFLRALEHGMPPAAGEGIGIDRLVMLFTNAPSIRDVILFPHMRPERR, from the coding sequence GTGGAAAGCGAAGCCTCCGATCTGATCGCGGTGCGACGCCGCAAGCTGGAAGAGTTCCGCGGACGCGGCCTTAATCCATTTCCCAACGACTTCCGCCCGGCCGATACGGCGGCGGCAGTGCAGCAACGGTTTGGCGGGCTCAGCCGCGAGCAGCTGGAGGCGGGCGCCGACATGGTGAGCGTCGCCGGGCGCATCGTGGCCGTGCGCGACTTCGGACGGGCCTCGTTCATCCATCTGCAGGACCGCAGCGGCCGTATCCAAGCCTACGTCAAGCGCGATGGCGTCGGCGAAGAGGCCTTCGCCACCTTCAAGACGATGGATATCGGTGACTTCGCCGGCGTTGTGGGCCGCCCATTCCGAACCCGCACCGACGAGCTGACCATCAATGCCCGGGAGATTCGGTTGCTGGGGAAGGCGCTCCGCCCCCTGCCGGAGAAGTGGCACGGACTCACCGACACCGAAGCTCGTTACCGCCAGCGCTACCTCGATTTGATCGCCAACCCCGAGGCGCGCGCCATCTTCCTGATGCGCTCGCGCATGATGGAGCGGATTCGCGCCTTTCTCGCCGCCCGTGATTTCATCGAGGTGGAGACGCCGATGATGCACCCGGTTCCCGGTGGTGCGGCGGCGCGGCCGTTCATCACGCACCACAACGCGCTCGACATCGATCTGTACTTGCGCATTGCGCCCGAGCTGTACCTGAAGCGGTTGCTCGTCGGTGGTTTCGAACGCGTCTTCGAGTTGTCGCGCGTCTTCCGCAACGAAGGGGTATCGGTGCGGCATAATCCCGAGTTCACCATGCTGGAGTTCTACTGGGCCTACGCCACCTACGAAGATCTGATGCAGTTCACCGAGGAGCTGGTGGTGACGCTGGCGGACGAGCTGCTGGGGCGGCGCACGCTGCAGTACGGGGAGTGGACCATCGACCTGACGCCACCGTGGCGGCGCCTGTGCATGCCGGAGTACGTCGCGGCCCGCGCCGGCCTACCGCTCGACGCCGTGCTGGCGCTGGACCTCGAAACCCTGAAGACCGCGGCGACCAAGCTGGACGTGACGGTCGATCATGACTACGTGGCGCACCACGGGCCCGGCGCGGCCGGGTATTTGTTGAACGACATTTTCGAAGCGACGGCGGAACCGGAGCTGATTCAGCCGACCTTCGTCTATCAGTATCCGGTGGCGGTATCGCCACTGGCTCGCCGCAACGTCGAGCGGCCACTGTTCGTCGATCGCTTCGAGCCCTTCATCGCCAGGCGTGAGCTCGGCAACGCCTTCTCCGAGCTGAACGACCCGGACGACCAGCGGGCGCGCTTCGAAGAACAGCTACAGGCCCGCGCCGCCGGTGACGAAGAGGCGCACGTGATGGATGAGGACTTCCTGCGGGCGCTGGAGCATGGCATGCCGCCGGCAGCCGGCGAGGGTATTGGTATCGATCGGCTGGTGATGCTGTTCACCAACGCGCCGTCGATTCGCGACGTGATTCTGTTCCCCCACATGCGACCGGAGAGGAGATAG
- a CDS encoding prevent-host-death protein — MIKKAEEGQPVRIRRRDETVAFLVSRERMEAIVETMEILANPDAMKAIAAHRAGRTKFLPLSALDD; from the coding sequence TTGATCAAGAAAGCTGAGGAGGGTCAGCCGGTGCGTATCCGGCGGCGAGACGAGACCGTCGCTTTTCTGGTTTCGCGCGAGCGCATGGAAGCGATTGTCGAGACGATGGAGATTCTGGCCAATCCCGACGCCATGAAAGCCATTGCGGCGCACCGCGCGGGCCGAACGAAATTCCTTCCCCTCTCCGCGCTGGACGACTGA